In a genomic window of Saccharothrix sp. HUAS TT1:
- a CDS encoding HipA family kinase, with protein sequence MNPTNGLRRVAATRYVTPFREGGSLPGLVEADDLGMYVLKFRGAGQGVKALIAEIVVGELARRLGFRVPEIVLVELDPELGRAEPDQEVQELLKASGGLNLGLDYLPGSFDYNPVVREPGADLATRLLWLDALTLNVDRSWRNPNTLLWHRELWLIDHGASLYFHHSWRPEKFPAASYRFDVADHLVLPFAGPLADVDAELTARVTPELVREVLALVPDQWLAQDESFGTPQAVREAYESFFTARLAAPRTWVDALEAARAARV encoded by the coding sequence GTGAACCCCACGAACGGGCTGCGCAGAGTCGCGGCCACGCGTTACGTCACGCCCTTCCGGGAGGGCGGTTCCCTGCCCGGCCTGGTCGAAGCCGACGACCTCGGCATGTACGTGCTCAAGTTCCGCGGCGCGGGCCAGGGCGTGAAGGCGCTGATCGCCGAGATCGTCGTCGGCGAGCTGGCTCGCCGCCTCGGCTTCCGGGTGCCCGAGATCGTGCTGGTCGAGCTGGACCCGGAGCTGGGCCGCGCCGAGCCCGACCAGGAGGTCCAGGAGCTGCTGAAGGCCAGCGGCGGGCTCAACCTCGGGCTGGACTACCTGCCCGGCTCGTTCGACTACAACCCGGTGGTGCGGGAGCCGGGCGCCGACCTCGCCACCCGGCTGCTGTGGCTGGACGCCCTCACGCTCAACGTCGACCGCAGCTGGCGCAACCCGAACACGCTGCTCTGGCACCGCGAGCTGTGGCTGATCGACCACGGCGCCTCGCTGTACTTCCACCACTCCTGGCGGCCGGAGAAGTTCCCGGCGGCGAGCTACCGGTTCGACGTCGCCGACCACCTCGTGCTGCCGTTCGCCGGTCCCCTGGCCGACGTGGACGCGGAGCTGACCGCCCGCGTCACGCCCGAGCTGGTGCGCGAGGTGCTGGCGCTGGTGCCCGACCAGTGGCTGGCGCAGGACGAGTCGTTCGGCACGCCGCAGGCCGTGCGCGAGGCGTACGAGTCGTTCTTCACCGCCCGCCTGGCCGCGCCGCGGACCTGGGTCGACGCTCTGGAGGCCGCCCGTGCCGCACGTGTTTGA
- a CDS encoding lactonase family protein, which translates to MTEGVSGAEELLGRAEVRAYLGTYTSWPGGGTGLGLGAYDPSTGRLRVTGVVPDVVNPSFVIDAGRHVYVVNEKSDGEVTALAVGPDGVPKVVGSRSTGGADPCHLALHRGFLLSANYSSGSVAVHPVLPDGSLGERTDLVEHRGAGPDPDRQEGPHAHQVLPDPTGEFVLAVDLGTDSVHSYRLGDEGKLTLTGTARVHAGAGPRHLAFHPSGRFAYIANELDSTVVVASYDRGVLKPGPKLSTLPAGAPTTPRNYPAEVLVSADGRFVYLSNRGHDSVAVFAVERGGAALRLVEATPVGGKFPRHLELDASGRFLLAANQNSDSVTAFAVDRRTGGLRLAHTTAAPIPVCVALKG; encoded by the coding sequence ATGACCGAGGGCGTATCCGGGGCCGAGGAGCTGCTGGGGCGGGCGGAGGTCCGCGCCTACCTGGGCACCTACACCTCCTGGCCGGGAGGTGGCACGGGCCTCGGCCTGGGCGCGTACGACCCGTCGACCGGCCGGTTGCGCGTCACCGGCGTGGTGCCGGACGTGGTCAACCCGTCGTTCGTGATCGACGCGGGGCGGCACGTGTACGTGGTCAACGAGAAGTCCGACGGTGAGGTGACCGCCTTGGCGGTCGGCCCGGACGGCGTGCCGAAGGTGGTCGGCAGCCGGAGCACCGGCGGCGCGGACCCGTGCCACCTGGCGCTGCACAGGGGGTTCCTGCTGTCGGCCAACTACAGCTCGGGCAGCGTGGCCGTGCACCCGGTGCTGCCCGACGGCTCGCTGGGCGAGCGCACCGACCTGGTCGAGCACCGGGGCGCCGGACCGGACCCGGACCGGCAGGAGGGGCCGCACGCGCACCAGGTGCTGCCCGACCCGACCGGCGAGTTCGTGCTGGCCGTAGACCTGGGCACCGACTCGGTCCACAGCTACCGCCTCGGTGACGAGGGCAAGCTGACCCTGACCGGCACGGCCCGCGTGCACGCCGGCGCGGGGCCGAGGCACCTGGCGTTCCACCCCTCGGGCCGGTTCGCCTACATCGCCAACGAACTCGACTCCACCGTCGTGGTGGCGAGCTACGACCGCGGCGTGCTCAAGCCGGGCCCGAAGCTGAGCACCCTCCCGGCCGGCGCGCCGACCACGCCGCGCAACTACCCGGCCGAGGTGCTGGTGTCGGCGGACGGGCGGTTCGTCTACCTGTCCAACCGGGGCCACGACAGCGTGGCCGTGTTCGCCGTGGAACGCGGCGGCGCGGCGCTGCGGCTGGTCGAGGCGACGCCGGTCGGCGGGAAGTTCCCCCGGCACTTGGAGCTGGACGCGTCCGGCCGGTTCCTGCTGGCGGCCAACCAGAACTCCGACTCGGTCACCGCGTTCGCGGTCGACCGGCGGACCGGCGGGTTGCGGCTCGCGCACACCACCGCCGCGCCCATCCCGGTGTGCGTCGCCCTGAAGGGTTAA
- a CDS encoding PPK2 family polyphosphate kinase: MADKSAQVQPISDAFRVDPDHFELAGVDPSGTPVGPRSKAAAVVDMAKIGDELDGLQERLYAEGTGGGHRRVLLVLQGMDTSGKGGTIRHVAGLVNPQGLRIASFKKPTRAELRHDFLWRIRRQVPPPGYIGVFDRSHYEDVLIARVDNLVPSTEWRRRYRQINAFEAELAGQGVTIVKCFLHISPERQRERLIARLEDPLKLWKYNPGDLEVRSKFSRYQLAYQDALVKCSTPAAPWFAVPSDRKWYRNWVVARLLLEALRDLAPAYPEPSYDPAVELARLRDADPLR; the protein is encoded by the coding sequence ATGGCCGACAAATCCGCGCAGGTCCAGCCGATATCGGACGCCTTCCGGGTGGACCCGGACCACTTCGAGCTGGCGGGCGTCGACCCCTCCGGCACGCCGGTCGGGCCGCGGTCGAAAGCCGCCGCCGTCGTCGACATGGCGAAGATCGGCGACGAGCTGGACGGGCTGCAGGAACGGCTCTACGCCGAGGGCACGGGTGGTGGCCACCGGCGGGTGCTGCTGGTCCTCCAGGGCATGGACACCTCCGGCAAGGGCGGCACGATCCGGCACGTCGCGGGCCTGGTCAACCCGCAGGGCCTGCGCATCGCGTCGTTCAAGAAGCCGACCCGGGCCGAGCTGCGGCACGACTTCCTGTGGCGGATCCGCCGCCAGGTGCCGCCGCCCGGCTACATCGGCGTGTTCGACCGCTCGCACTACGAGGACGTGCTGATCGCGCGGGTGGACAACCTGGTGCCGTCGACCGAGTGGCGGCGCCGGTACCGGCAGATCAACGCCTTCGAGGCGGAGCTGGCCGGCCAGGGTGTGACGATCGTCAAGTGCTTCCTGCACATCTCGCCGGAGCGGCAGCGGGAACGGCTCATCGCCCGGCTGGAGGACCCCCTCAAGCTCTGGAAGTACAACCCGGGCGACCTGGAGGTGCGCTCGAAGTTCTCCCGCTACCAGCTCGCCTACCAGGACGCGCTGGTCAAGTGCTCGACGCCGGCCGCGCCGTGGTTCGCCGTCCCGTCGGACCGCAAGTGGTACCGCAACTGGGTGGTGGCGCGGCTGCTGCTGGAGGCGCTGCGGGACCTGGCGCCCGCGTACCCCGAACCCTCGTACGATCCGGCGGTCGAGTTGGCACGGCTCCGGGACGCCGACCCGTTGCGCTAG
- a CDS encoding LCP family protein translates to MNAGYQQGGYQQGGYRQGRPQQPPRRPQPGGYQQQPRPTAAYAQARPRPAAKRRKPRIGRAIGVVLVLLLAFGIGLWFYVDGSLRRIDALADYPDRPADTPGTNWLLVGSDARDDLTEEQKADLATGDAGGRRTDTIMLLHIPEGSGKSTLVSVPRDSYVDIPGNGKNKINAAFAFGGPSLLVQTVEGATGIHVDHYMEIGFGGFAGIVDAVGGVDMCIDEPMQDPLAGLDLQPGCQELDGAQALGFVRTRAFATADLQRVENQRKFLAALTDKATSFGTLANPFRAFPLLFAGTDSISVNSDDHLHHLAGMAFAMGGGVDTVTVPVGGTPTVPGAGSVVQWDRENALRLFGALEKDEPVPADLLPAPK, encoded by the coding sequence ATGAACGCCGGATACCAGCAGGGCGGGTATCAGCAGGGCGGGTACCGACAGGGCAGGCCGCAGCAACCGCCGCGCAGGCCGCAGCCGGGCGGGTACCAGCAGCAGCCGCGCCCGACAGCCGCCTACGCGCAAGCCCGGCCACGCCCGGCGGCCAAGCGCCGCAAGCCGAGGATCGGTCGCGCCATCGGCGTCGTGCTGGTGCTGCTGCTGGCGTTCGGGATCGGCCTGTGGTTCTACGTCGACGGGTCGCTGCGCCGGATCGACGCGCTGGCCGACTACCCGGACCGGCCCGCCGACACGCCCGGCACCAACTGGCTGCTGGTCGGATCGGACGCGCGCGACGACCTGACCGAGGAGCAGAAGGCCGACCTGGCCACCGGTGACGCGGGCGGCCGGCGCACGGACACCATCATGCTGCTGCACATCCCGGAGGGCTCCGGGAAGTCGACGTTGGTGAGCGTGCCCCGGGACTCCTATGTGGACATCCCCGGCAACGGCAAGAACAAGATCAACGCGGCGTTCGCGTTCGGCGGGCCGTCGTTGCTGGTGCAGACCGTCGAGGGCGCCACGGGCATCCACGTCGACCACTACATGGAGATCGGCTTCGGCGGGTTCGCCGGCATCGTGGACGCGGTCGGCGGCGTGGACATGTGCATCGACGAGCCGATGCAGGACCCGTTGGCGGGCCTGGACCTCCAGCCCGGCTGCCAGGAGCTGGACGGCGCCCAGGCGCTGGGCTTCGTCCGCACCAGGGCGTTCGCCACGGCCGACCTCCAGCGGGTGGAGAACCAGCGCAAGTTCCTCGCCGCCCTGACCGACAAGGCGACGAGCTTCGGCACGCTGGCCAACCCGTTCCGGGCGTTCCCGCTGCTGTTCGCGGGCACCGACTCGATCTCGGTGAACTCCGACGACCACCTGCACCACCTCGCGGGCATGGCGTTCGCCATGGGCGGGGGAGTGGACACGGTGACCGTGCCGGTGGGCGGCACGCCGACCGTGCCGGGCGCGGGCTCGGTCGTGCAGTGGGACCGGGAGAACGCGCTGCGCCTGTTCGGCGCGCTGGAGAAGGACGAGCCGGTGCCGGCCGACCTGCTCCCGGCGCCGAAGTAG
- a CDS encoding SGNH/GDSL hydrolase family protein produces MKVMAFALLVSMVPAPAAPELVALGDSYAAGLGAGDEASDDCRQSPHAYPRLWGERTGASVVLAACAGARTGEVAEQAERITAATTLVTITAGGNDAGFSDVMTTCTLGSDEECAARTGEAERFIRDELPGRLDGLYGAVRDRTSADVVVLGYPRLFSFESWCLMSEAKRRSVNRAADALAEVTADRTAAVGFAYADVREAFAGHGVCADDSWLNGLVLVPVDRSYHPNRAGQESGYLTALTKATSPN; encoded by the coding sequence ATGAAGGTGATGGCGTTCGCGCTGCTCGTGTCCATGGTCCCCGCGCCCGCCGCGCCGGAGCTCGTCGCGTTGGGCGACTCCTACGCGGCGGGCCTCGGCGCGGGCGACGAGGCGTCCGACGACTGCCGGCAGAGCCCGCACGCGTACCCGAGGCTGTGGGGCGAGCGCACCGGCGCGTCCGTGGTGCTGGCGGCGTGCGCGGGGGCCCGGACCGGCGAGGTGGCGGAGCAGGCCGAGCGCATCACGGCCGCGACCACGCTGGTGACGATCACGGCGGGCGGCAACGACGCGGGGTTCAGCGACGTCATGACGACGTGCACGCTGGGCAGCGACGAGGAGTGCGCGGCGCGGACCGGCGAGGCGGAGCGGTTCATCCGCGACGAGCTGCCCGGCCGGCTGGACGGGCTGTACGGCGCGGTGCGCGACCGCACGTCGGCCGACGTCGTCGTGCTGGGCTACCCGCGGCTGTTCTCGTTCGAGTCGTGGTGCCTGATGAGCGAGGCGAAGCGCCGTTCGGTGAACCGGGCGGCCGACGCGCTGGCCGAGGTGACCGCGGACCGGACGGCCGCGGTCGGGTTCGCGTACGCCGACGTGCGGGAGGCGTTCGCGGGCCACGGCGTGTGCGCCGACGACTCGTGGCTGAACGGCCTGGTCCTGGTCCCGGTCGACCGCTCCTACCACCCGAACCGGGCGGGCCAGGAGTCCGGCTACCTCACCGCCCTGACCAAAGCCACCTCACCCAACTAA
- the rocD gene encoding ornithine--oxo-acid transaminase, with product MTVLASPVAGHAPNSAHFITLDEEWSTHNYHPLPVVISHGEGSWVTDVDGRRYLDFLSGYSSLNFGHRHPDLVAAAVEQLGRVTLTSRAFHHDQFGPFCRELAELTGTEVVLAMNSGAEAVESAIKVARKWAYRVKGVPDGAAEIVVAGSNFHGRTTTIVSFSTDDTARGDFGPFTPGFKVVGYGSLDALRDAITERTAAVLLEPIQGEAGVVVPPAGYLAGVRALCDEHDVLLIADEIQSGLGRTGDLLALDHEGVRADLYTLGKALGGGIVPVSAVVGSHAVLGVLRPGEHGSTFGGNPLACAVGRAVVRLLATGEFQQRSRELGAHLHARLGELVGHGVAEVRGRGLWAGVEIAPGGPRGRAASEALARLGVLCKETQDSTLRVAPPLVITREELDLGVDAISEVLTTQR from the coding sequence ATGACCGTCCTCGCCTCACCCGTCGCCGGGCACGCACCGAACTCAGCGCACTTCATCACGCTCGACGAGGAGTGGAGCACGCACAACTACCACCCGCTGCCGGTGGTGATCTCGCACGGCGAGGGCTCGTGGGTGACCGACGTCGACGGCCGCCGCTACCTCGACTTCCTGTCCGGCTACTCGTCGCTGAACTTCGGCCACCGCCACCCCGACCTGGTCGCCGCCGCCGTCGAGCAGCTGGGCCGGGTCACGCTCACCAGCCGCGCGTTCCACCACGACCAGTTCGGCCCGTTCTGCCGCGAGCTGGCCGAGCTGACCGGCACCGAGGTGGTGCTCGCGATGAACTCCGGCGCGGAGGCGGTCGAGTCGGCGATCAAGGTGGCCCGGAAGTGGGCGTACCGGGTCAAGGGCGTGCCGGACGGGGCCGCGGAGATCGTCGTCGCCGGGTCGAACTTCCACGGCCGCACCACCACGATCGTCTCGTTCTCCACCGACGACACCGCGCGCGGCGACTTCGGGCCGTTCACGCCGGGGTTCAAGGTGGTCGGGTACGGGTCGCTGGACGCGCTGCGCGACGCGATCACCGAGCGGACCGCGGCGGTGCTGCTGGAGCCGATCCAGGGCGAGGCGGGCGTGGTCGTGCCGCCCGCGGGCTACCTGGCGGGCGTGCGGGCGCTGTGCGACGAGCACGACGTGCTGCTGATCGCGGACGAGATCCAGTCCGGCCTGGGCCGCACCGGCGACCTGCTGGCGCTGGACCACGAGGGCGTGCGGGCCGACCTGTACACGCTGGGCAAGGCGCTGGGCGGCGGCATCGTGCCGGTGTCGGCGGTGGTCGGCAGCCACGCCGTGCTGGGCGTGCTGCGGCCCGGTGAGCACGGGTCGACGTTCGGCGGCAACCCGCTGGCGTGCGCGGTCGGCCGGGCCGTGGTGCGGCTGCTGGCCACCGGCGAGTTCCAGCAGCGGTCCCGCGAGCTGGGCGCGCACCTGCACGCGCGGCTGGGCGAGCTGGTCGGGCACGGCGTGGCCGAGGTGCGCGGGCGCGGGCTGTGGGCCGGCGTCGAGATCGCGCCCGGCGGACCGCGCGGGCGCGCCGCGTCGGAGGCGCTGGCCCGGCTCGGCGTGCTGTGCAAGGAGACCCAGGACAGCACGCTGCGCGTCGCTCCCCCGCTCGTCATCACGCGGGAGGAGTTGGACCTGGGTGTCGACGCGATCAGCGAGGTGCTGACCACCCAGCGTTAA
- a CDS encoding DUF2252 domain-containing protein translates to MGERKRAVAAVALGQWVDPGEVLARGRELRATVGHDAHREVALAPDRPTVVEFLNASNEGRLSDLVPLRIGRMLASPFAFFRGSAGLMAGDLAAGARSGLDAQLCGDAHAANFGLYGTPEGSIVMDVNDFDETLPGPWEWDLKRLATSLVLAGREGGVSEKGCRDAASDAVRAYRGAMRHLAEIPFLESWSALGDESALSKSKADDLLENFTKAASKARRNTSARVAARWTRREGEHIRFVPDPPVLSRISPEVAESVVDALPSYVDTLRESRYNLIMRYSVSDVAFRVVGTGSVGWRNYLVLLHGNGDEALVLQAKEARPSALAPFLGTPPVKHEGKRIVHGARLVQAETDILLGWTTIDGRPYIVRQFRNRKGEIDATRLRRDALDDYGRLAGALLARAHSRSLDPRLLAGYCAGGEELDGAIARYALDYADRTCADHERLVAAVRSGRLPAEVG, encoded by the coding sequence ATGGGTGAACGCAAGCGGGCCGTCGCGGCCGTCGCGCTGGGACAGTGGGTGGACCCGGGGGAAGTCCTGGCGCGCGGCCGCGAGCTGCGGGCGACGGTCGGCCACGACGCGCACCGCGAGGTGGCGCTCGCACCGGACCGGCCGACCGTGGTCGAGTTCCTGAACGCCTCCAACGAGGGCCGACTGTCCGATTTGGTGCCTTTGCGCATCGGCCGGATGCTCGCCTCGCCGTTCGCGTTCTTCCGGGGCAGCGCCGGGCTGATGGCGGGTGACCTGGCCGCCGGCGCGCGCAGCGGGTTGGACGCCCAGCTGTGCGGTGACGCGCACGCGGCGAACTTCGGCCTCTACGGCACGCCCGAGGGGTCGATCGTGATGGACGTCAACGACTTCGACGAGACGCTGCCCGGACCGTGGGAGTGGGACCTGAAGCGGCTGGCGACGTCGCTGGTGCTGGCGGGTCGCGAGGGCGGGGTGTCGGAGAAGGGCTGCCGCGACGCGGCGTCCGACGCGGTGCGCGCGTACCGGGGCGCGATGCGGCACCTGGCCGAGATCCCGTTCCTGGAGTCGTGGAGCGCGCTGGGCGACGAGTCGGCGCTGTCCAAGTCCAAGGCGGACGACCTGCTGGAGAACTTCACCAAGGCGGCGTCCAAGGCGCGCCGGAACACCAGCGCCAGGGTGGCGGCGAGGTGGACCAGGCGCGAGGGCGAGCACATCCGGTTCGTCCCGGACCCGCCGGTGCTGTCGCGGATATCGCCGGAGGTCGCGGAGTCCGTGGTGGACGCGCTTCCGTCCTATGTGGACACCCTGCGCGAGTCGCGGTACAACCTGATCATGCGCTACAGCGTGTCGGACGTGGCGTTCCGGGTGGTCGGCACCGGCAGCGTCGGGTGGCGCAACTACCTGGTGCTGCTGCACGGCAACGGCGACGAGGCGCTGGTGCTGCAGGCGAAGGAGGCCCGGCCGTCGGCGCTGGCGCCGTTCCTCGGCACGCCGCCGGTGAAGCACGAGGGCAAGCGGATCGTGCACGGCGCGCGGCTCGTGCAGGCCGAGACCGACATCCTGCTCGGGTGGACCACGATCGACGGGCGGCCCTACATCGTCCGGCAGTTCCGCAACCGCAAGGGCGAGATCGACGCGACCAGGCTGCGGCGGGACGCCCTGGACGACTACGGCCGGCTGGCGGGCGCGCTGCTGGCCAGGGCGCACAGCCGCTCGCTGGACCCCCGGCTGCTGGCGGGGTACTGCGCCGGCGGCGAGGAGCTGGACGGGGCCATCGCCCGGTACGCGCTGGACTACGCCGATCGGACCTGCGCCGACCACGAGCGGTTGGTCGCCGCGGTCCGGTCCGGCCGGCTGCCCGCCGAGGTCGGATGA
- a CDS encoding DUF3037 domain-containing protein, with protein MPHVFEYALLRAVPRQERGESVNVGVLVYCKELDFLGARVHVDERRVLALDPFLDVEVLRASLEHLGLSCDGAPTAGPVSRTSAGQRFRWLTAPRSTIIQTSPAHTGLTDDPEAELDRLLAALVLPPDH; from the coding sequence GTGCCGCACGTGTTTGAGTACGCGCTGCTGCGCGCCGTGCCCCGGCAGGAGCGCGGCGAGTCGGTCAACGTCGGCGTGCTGGTCTACTGCAAGGAGCTGGACTTCCTCGGCGCGCGCGTGCACGTCGACGAGCGGCGGGTGCTGGCGCTGGACCCGTTCCTGGACGTCGAGGTGCTGCGGGCGAGCCTGGAGCACCTGGGGCTGTCGTGCGACGGGGCGCCGACGGCGGGACCGGTGTCGCGCACGTCGGCGGGCCAGCGCTTCCGCTGGCTGACCGCGCCGCGCAGCACCATCATCCAGACCTCGCCCGCGCACACCGGCCTGACCGACGACCCGGAGGCCGAGCTGGACCGCCTGCTGGCGGCGCTCGTGCTGCCGCCCGACCACTAG
- a CDS encoding TetR/AcrR family transcriptional regulator C-terminal domain-containing protein, whose product MLRWLDSALRVLDGTGPTGAEGVAVVESVDAYVRGQARLSLDAREQSPEEARERDAALGELVDFSAYPAPARVVRAGVGPYSEDGFEFGLRLLLDGVEALIGSKSASTP is encoded by the coding sequence CTGCTGCGGTGGCTGGACTCGGCGCTGCGGGTGCTGGACGGCACCGGCCCGACCGGGGCGGAGGGCGTGGCGGTGGTCGAGTCGGTCGACGCGTACGTGCGCGGCCAGGCGCGGCTGAGCCTCGACGCCCGCGAGCAGAGCCCCGAGGAGGCGCGCGAGCGCGACGCCGCGCTCGGCGAGCTGGTGGACTTCTCGGCCTACCCGGCGCCGGCGCGGGTGGTGCGGGCCGGTGTCGGGCCGTACTCGGAGGACGGGTTCGAGTTCGGCCTCCGGTTGCTGCTGGACGGCGTCGAAGCCC